From a single Arachnia propionica genomic region:
- a CDS encoding PDZ domain-containing protein, translating to MSRNMVAVVSSALFVLLAAGLILIPVPFITWQPGKTVDVMGSTEEGPLIEISGIPTSNSGGKLLMTTVSTTQVDSIISLPAALMAHVAADSDVLPRDVVYPAGKSNSEMQNEAVAMMDSSRVNATVAALRAAGQSVTEMPMVSSVSLSGPANGQLRPGDLIEAVDGSEVTTNDEVKTAIQTRAVGDPIVFRVLRGGASEKVTVTTATERDGAPYLGILLSTGYRYAPSISYRIDPTIVGPSAGLVFALAIYDRITDGVLREGRVVAGTGQVDAAGKVYSIGGIREKIKGAEAAGAKLFLMPASNCADLGDLRTDLRLIPVGTLKDAIAALQLVNEGQPTQEVPSCG from the coding sequence ATGTCGCGAAACATGGTGGCCGTCGTGTCCTCGGCGCTGTTTGTGTTGCTGGCCGCAGGCCTCATCCTGATCCCGGTGCCGTTCATCACCTGGCAGCCCGGTAAGACCGTTGATGTGATGGGCAGTACCGAGGAGGGGCCGCTCATCGAGATCTCCGGCATCCCAACGAGCAACAGTGGTGGCAAGTTGTTGATGACAACAGTCTCTACAACGCAGGTTGATTCCATCATCAGTCTCCCTGCAGCGCTCATGGCTCATGTGGCCGCTGATTCAGATGTCCTGCCGCGCGATGTCGTGTACCCGGCTGGGAAATCGAACTCTGAGATGCAGAACGAAGCAGTCGCCATGATGGATTCCTCCCGCGTGAACGCGACTGTCGCTGCTCTCAGGGCGGCAGGGCAGTCCGTCACCGAAATGCCGATGGTGTCCTCGGTCAGCCTGTCCGGACCAGCGAACGGGCAACTGCGTCCCGGAGACCTCATCGAGGCTGTGGACGGCAGTGAGGTGACAACCAACGACGAGGTGAAAACCGCCATTCAAACCAGGGCCGTTGGGGATCCCATCGTGTTCAGGGTGCTGCGTGGAGGTGCAAGTGAAAAGGTCACCGTGACCACCGCCACCGAACGTGACGGGGCGCCGTATCTCGGGATCTTGCTCTCGACCGGTTACCGGTACGCGCCTTCCATCTCCTACAGGATCGATCCCACAATCGTCGGTCCTTCTGCAGGTTTGGTGTTCGCGCTGGCGATTTACGATCGCATCACGGATGGAGTACTGCGTGAGGGGCGTGTGGTGGCCGGCACCGGTCAGGTGGACGCTGCAGGAAAGGTGTACAGCATCGGTGGAATCCGAGAGAAGATCAAGGGCGCGGAGGCGGCCGGAGCGAAGCTGTTCCTGATGCCTGCCAGCAACTGCGCCGACCTAGGGGACCTGCGCACCGACCTCAGGCTGATTCCTGTGGGTACTCTCAAAGACGCGATTGCTGCGCTGCAGCTGGTAAACGAAGGACAACCCACACAGGAGGTGCCCAGCTGTGGCTGA
- a CDS encoding UPF0182 family protein codes for MSVEDQAGVERRRSPLLISTLILGLLVLLVVLVARFYTDYLWFSSVSASTVFTTQLAARVGLFLGFGLLMGGGVFGSLALAYRLRPPVRRANLDSELLLQLRDNLDRRSRILMLLPSIVAGLLGGGVAAGQMQVFLAWVRSTDFGTPDAVFGLDASFYVFQLPWWRFVLNYVSFMVVVCLIGALLVHFLTGAMNSRAFRKSGNLKGAGKAAQRQVSLLLGVTLLLYGIASFLDRYGYLTTQNNLFTGVNYTDATSRVPASLIVAAIAAICALLCFYNAWRVRWSVPGIAVGLLVISAMILTAVYPWAVRSFVVKPNEPDLERPWIANNIEATRKAFGIESVQITDYEAVDSVSAGQLRADAAALPAIRLMDPAIIAPTFEQLQQVRGYYRFPSTLDVDRYNVEGRETDSVVAARELDLNAVEAGNTWNNMHTVYTHGYGLVAAYGNRRESNGEPTYFSGGIPTEGLIKQEQPRIYFGEESKHWVIAGAPEGAEPVELDTPGGGQEHTETKYTYQGSGGVPVGNFLNKAAFAVRFGDINLLLSERVNSNSRLLFNRVPVDRVKEVAPFLTVDSDPYPTVVNGRIVWIIDAYTTTADYPNSTRVDWTQATKDTRTSGDRTSSGTQVNYVRNSVKATVDAYDGTVTLYGWDESDPILQTWSKVYPGLITPKSEISPELMAHLRYPQDLFKVQRQMLGLYHTTNPYTFFQQSDIWEVPSDPVKGGESGIKEPPYFLTIKWPGEEQAHYSNTTVFVPRGRENLSVYMAVNADATSPNYGQLRALKLSDAKQIPGPGQTFNAISTNEAVAERLLPFNRQGNTSAIYGNLLTIPVGGGLMYVQPIYTQTSTTSGGYPALRFVVARFGEHVGIGDTLKAALDQVFQGDAGAETGEKPVEGSTNGQQPPPTSEAEAKEQAKVLLKEGVALFVEADQALKAGDLATYQQKTNEAKVKTERALALLNE; via the coding sequence ATGAGCGTAGAAGACCAAGCCGGTGTTGAGAGGCGCCGGAGCCCCTTGCTGATCTCGACTCTGATCTTGGGTCTTCTCGTTCTGCTGGTAGTGCTGGTGGCTCGGTTCTACACGGATTACCTGTGGTTCAGCAGCGTATCCGCTTCGACGGTGTTTACCACCCAGCTGGCCGCCCGGGTGGGGTTATTCCTGGGGTTCGGGCTGCTCATGGGAGGCGGGGTGTTCGGCTCCCTTGCGCTGGCCTATCGGCTACGCCCCCCGGTGCGGCGTGCGAATTTGGATTCCGAGTTGCTGCTCCAGCTGCGTGACAACCTGGACCGGCGCTCCCGGATCCTCATGTTGCTGCCTTCGATCGTGGCTGGTCTGCTGGGTGGTGGAGTCGCCGCTGGTCAGATGCAGGTCTTCCTGGCATGGGTTCGCTCCACCGATTTCGGTACCCCCGACGCCGTTTTCGGGTTGGATGCGTCTTTCTACGTGTTCCAGCTGCCGTGGTGGCGGTTCGTGCTGAACTACGTGAGTTTCATGGTGGTGGTCTGCCTCATTGGAGCTCTTCTGGTGCATTTCCTCACCGGTGCCATGAATTCCAGGGCCTTCCGGAAGTCGGGGAATCTCAAAGGGGCCGGCAAGGCAGCTCAACGGCAGGTATCCCTTCTGCTCGGGGTCACGTTGCTGTTGTACGGGATCGCATCTTTCCTTGACCGATACGGTTACTTGACCACTCAGAACAACCTGTTCACGGGTGTCAACTATACGGATGCGACCTCTCGAGTCCCGGCCAGTCTGATTGTCGCCGCGATCGCGGCGATCTGCGCGCTGCTGTGTTTCTACAACGCGTGGCGGGTGAGGTGGAGCGTGCCTGGTATCGCAGTGGGTCTGCTGGTGATCTCCGCGATGATCCTCACCGCTGTCTATCCGTGGGCTGTTCGTAGTTTCGTGGTCAAACCCAACGAACCCGACCTGGAACGTCCCTGGATAGCCAACAACATCGAGGCGACGAGAAAGGCTTTCGGAATCGAATCGGTTCAAATCACGGACTACGAGGCTGTGGACAGTGTGAGCGCGGGGCAGTTGCGTGCCGACGCAGCCGCGCTGCCGGCAATCCGGTTGATGGACCCGGCCATCATCGCACCAACCTTCGAACAGCTTCAGCAAGTACGCGGCTATTACCGGTTCCCTTCCACCCTCGACGTTGATCGCTACAACGTGGAGGGCCGGGAAACGGACTCCGTCGTGGCCGCTCGTGAACTTGACCTGAACGCCGTCGAGGCGGGAAACACCTGGAACAACATGCACACGGTCTACACCCACGGCTATGGCTTGGTGGCGGCCTATGGCAACCGTCGTGAATCGAATGGAGAACCCACCTACTTCTCAGGGGGGATCCCGACCGAAGGCCTGATCAAACAGGAGCAGCCCCGCATCTATTTCGGTGAGGAATCCAAGCACTGGGTGATTGCCGGTGCTCCCGAAGGGGCGGAACCGGTGGAGCTCGACACCCCCGGTGGCGGGCAGGAGCACACCGAGACCAAGTACACCTACCAAGGAAGCGGTGGCGTTCCTGTCGGTAATTTCCTGAACAAGGCCGCTTTTGCTGTGCGTTTCGGGGACATCAACCTGCTGCTCTCCGAGAGGGTCAACTCAAATTCGCGTTTGCTGTTCAACCGGGTCCCGGTGGACCGGGTCAAGGAGGTGGCGCCGTTCCTGACGGTTGACTCTGATCCCTACCCGACCGTGGTCAATGGACGCATCGTCTGGATCATTGATGCCTACACCACCACCGCCGACTACCCGAACTCGACCCGTGTCGACTGGACCCAGGCCACCAAGGACACCCGCACAAGTGGTGATCGCACGTCTTCTGGTACGCAGGTCAACTACGTCCGCAACTCGGTCAAGGCCACGGTGGATGCCTACGATGGCACCGTCACCCTCTACGGCTGGGACGAATCAGACCCGATCCTCCAGACCTGGTCGAAGGTCTATCCGGGGCTCATCACCCCGAAATCCGAAATCAGCCCTGAACTGATGGCGCACCTGCGGTATCCGCAGGACCTTTTCAAGGTACAGCGTCAGATGCTGGGCCTCTATCACACCACCAACCCGTACACCTTCTTCCAGCAGTCGGACATCTGGGAGGTTCCCTCTGACCCTGTCAAAGGCGGTGAGAGCGGAATCAAGGAACCCCCTTATTTCTTGACCATCAAGTGGCCGGGCGAGGAGCAGGCGCACTACTCCAACACGACGGTCTTCGTTCCACGGGGGCGCGAGAACCTTTCGGTCTACATGGCGGTGAATGCGGATGCGACCAGCCCGAACTATGGACAGCTGCGGGCGCTCAAGCTCTCGGATGCCAAACAGATTCCGGGACCGGGGCAGACCTTCAACGCGATCTCGACGAACGAGGCCGTGGCGGAACGGCTGCTCCCTTTCAATCGTCAGGGCAACACGAGCGCCATCTACGGGAACCTGCTCACCATCCCGGTGGGCGGCGGCCTGATGTATGTCCAGCCGATCTACACCCAAACCAGCACCACCAGCGGTGGTTACCCTGCGCTGCGTTTCGTTGTGGCGCGTTTCGGCGAGCACGTCGGGATCGGTGACACCCTGAAGGCAGCCCTCGACCAGGTGTTCCAGGGCGATGCAGGAGCTGAGACGGGTGAAAAGCCTGTGGAGGGTTCCACGAACGGACAGCAGCCTCCACCGACTTCTGAGGCGGAGGCCAAGGAACAGGCAAAGGTGCTGTTGAAGGAGGGCGTGGCCCTGTTTGTGGAGGCTGAC
- a CDS encoding exodeoxyribonuclease V subunit gamma: MNRRSAKHWEKLVDALAAWLDELRPGPLEQVRIITSSAATARLVGQALAARIGILAGVDLLPVDRWVAQLQAELNDGESSPWRGLALELGIREVLQDLDFQESHPVVAEHLRTGPGRLRGTSQRLAVLLHRYSEHHSELLARWLTDPEKAAGELPMHLRWQPELTARVTEILEWDPVEELTRLRAALTEKPGPATAIFHCPDLPAATHLLLDAIGQIQDVPVLELENTAAPERITWVGSHDPLRQAEVLREELCRLLQEEPTLEPRDVLVVVPDPAAWWPALSLAFTPLEGSSHPGRRLRFQPPPEARTPNPVLRTLAEATRLRDSRATASSLLDLLDLAPISYRWQLPERDELARLIDAAGIRWGLDAQHRADQGLSGIAQNTWARGLDRLLAGLALAPGSTALPISGVDAVSTSELELVGSLTEVFTRLRRYAATAESTTIPEWVARARRLLDELIDLPPGEDSLLQEAIFRLAQLAEEGASSPVRVTASDFTRLLEQLAAEPTSRMVTGNGNLTVVAPGELKGVGFPVVVLLGFEDGGLDPVPDAIPGVLPDPGQERLEDLLDHARAARHLVVVHQHRSETTDAVLEHPTTLTWLWRKLGVTPELQEPPLTAHSEKNFTGPAPSFDAAALDMARRLRARPTTTTPASVERRRAALRLPTGDDTAPMSLDEVARFLRDPAAAFLRERAGIRGNFTPEISDDLPLGVGGLDAWGIRSRLLAAACGGQPPDAAIHAEARRELLPTGPLGGAVLDADVKLIRQLWQQARPEWDRPVRDVPINLECSGLQLTGMVRLRGDELVVISPSDLPRPLFEPWVQLLALAASGIRTRARIHHLRRHYGEHFPGSVTLTPPQEAVARLEVLVRGARLGRSRLIPVPAEPARALAESARERTFNAADWDLPTSSWNSPWAWRPAHWEHFYTGPASELFADPPQEGDPVGPERFGAFGGWALALHSPLLEAAQ; encoded by the coding sequence GTGAACAGGAGATCGGCCAAGCATTGGGAGAAGCTGGTCGACGCCCTGGCAGCATGGCTGGACGAACTGCGTCCCGGGCCATTGGAACAGGTGCGGATCATCACATCCTCGGCTGCCACCGCACGCCTGGTGGGACAGGCTCTGGCGGCCCGGATCGGCATCCTCGCTGGAGTGGATCTGCTTCCAGTCGACCGCTGGGTAGCACAGCTGCAAGCGGAACTAAACGATGGAGAATCGTCCCCGTGGCGAGGCCTGGCGTTGGAACTGGGAATCCGGGAGGTCCTCCAGGACCTGGATTTCCAGGAATCGCATCCCGTGGTGGCGGAGCACCTCCGGACGGGACCGGGCAGGCTGCGCGGCACCTCTCAACGCCTGGCAGTCCTGTTGCACCGTTACTCGGAACACCACTCAGAACTACTCGCCCGCTGGCTCACCGACCCGGAGAAAGCAGCCGGGGAACTGCCCATGCACCTGCGCTGGCAACCGGAGCTGACGGCCCGTGTCACCGAAATACTCGAATGGGATCCGGTCGAGGAGCTGACGCGACTGCGCGCCGCCCTGACAGAGAAACCCGGACCAGCCACAGCCATATTTCACTGCCCCGATCTGCCTGCGGCGACACACCTGTTGCTGGATGCCATCGGACAGATCCAGGACGTCCCTGTCCTGGAATTGGAGAACACCGCGGCGCCAGAGAGAATCACCTGGGTGGGTTCCCATGACCCCCTGCGACAGGCCGAGGTGCTGCGCGAGGAACTGTGCCGATTACTGCAAGAGGAACCCACCCTGGAACCACGCGACGTCCTAGTGGTCGTCCCGGACCCCGCGGCGTGGTGGCCTGCCCTCAGCCTGGCCTTCACGCCGCTCGAGGGCAGTTCCCACCCGGGCCGGCGCCTGCGGTTCCAGCCCCCTCCCGAGGCCCGCACCCCCAACCCCGTGCTGCGCACCCTGGCCGAGGCCACCAGACTGCGGGATTCCCGCGCCACCGCCAGTTCCCTACTGGACCTGCTGGACCTCGCGCCGATCTCGTACCGCTGGCAGCTACCGGAACGCGACGAACTGGCCCGGCTGATCGATGCGGCCGGGATTCGTTGGGGCCTCGACGCCCAACACCGTGCGGACCAGGGGCTCTCCGGGATCGCACAGAACACCTGGGCCCGGGGCCTGGACCGGCTGCTGGCCGGGCTTGCTCTGGCGCCCGGGAGCACCGCGCTGCCCATCTCCGGCGTGGATGCCGTCAGTACATCGGAGCTGGAGCTGGTCGGTTCGCTCACGGAGGTCTTCACCCGGCTGCGACGTTACGCGGCCACAGCCGAATCCACCACCATTCCGGAATGGGTCGCCCGGGCCCGAAGATTGCTCGACGAGCTCATCGATCTGCCTCCCGGAGAAGATTCTCTGCTCCAAGAGGCCATCTTCCGCCTGGCCCAGCTGGCGGAGGAAGGGGCCAGCAGCCCCGTCAGGGTAACGGCCTCCGACTTCACCCGCTTGCTGGAGCAGTTGGCCGCCGAACCCACATCGCGCATGGTGACGGGCAACGGCAATCTCACCGTCGTTGCTCCCGGGGAGCTCAAGGGCGTGGGTTTCCCCGTGGTCGTGCTGCTCGGTTTCGAGGACGGCGGACTCGATCCCGTTCCCGACGCGATCCCCGGAGTCCTGCCGGATCCCGGGCAGGAGCGTCTGGAGGATCTGCTGGATCATGCCCGGGCCGCCCGGCATCTGGTGGTGGTGCATCAACACCGTTCCGAAACCACCGATGCTGTCCTGGAGCACCCGACCACCCTCACCTGGTTGTGGCGCAAGCTAGGGGTCACGCCTGAGCTGCAGGAACCCCCCTTGACGGCACATTCGGAGAAGAACTTCACGGGCCCCGCACCGAGTTTCGATGCCGCGGCTCTGGATATGGCTCGTCGCCTGCGAGCCAGACCAACCACAACCACGCCGGCAAGCGTGGAGCGTCGGCGCGCTGCCCTTCGTCTACCCACCGGCGACGACACTGCTCCCATGTCTCTGGACGAGGTGGCGCGGTTCCTGCGCGACCCTGCAGCCGCTTTCCTGCGCGAGCGGGCGGGAATCCGGGGAAATTTCACCCCCGAGATCAGTGACGACCTGCCCCTCGGGGTAGGCGGGTTGGACGCCTGGGGGATTCGTTCCCGGCTGCTGGCGGCGGCCTGCGGCGGACAGCCCCCCGACGCGGCGATCCATGCCGAGGCTCGCAGGGAGCTGCTGCCGACCGGCCCCTTGGGAGGTGCAGTTCTCGACGCGGACGTCAAACTAATTCGACAGCTCTGGCAGCAGGCCCGCCCGGAATGGGACCGCCCGGTCCGAGACGTCCCCATCAACCTGGAATGCTCCGGCTTGCAGCTGACAGGAATGGTCCGACTGCGCGGCGATGAGCTAGTGGTCATCTCCCCCAGCGACCTTCCCCGTCCTCTGTTCGAGCCATGGGTGCAGCTGCTGGCCCTGGCAGCTTCCGGGATCAGGACACGGGCCCGCATCCATCACCTTCGACGTCACTACGGCGAACACTTCCCAGGATCGGTGACACTCACCCCACCGCAGGAGGCCGTCGCACGCCTGGAGGTTCTGGTGCGAGGCGCCCGCCTGGGACGTTCCCGGCTCATCCCGGTTCCCGCGGAACCAGCCCGAGCGCTAGCAGAATCTGCACGGGAACGAACATTTAACGCCGCCGATTGGGACCTTCCCACCAGCAGCTGGAACTCCCCCTGGGCTTGGCGTCCGGCACACTGGGAGCATTTCTACACCGGCCCTGCTTCAGAGCTGTTTGCCGATCCTCCCCAGGAAGGCGACCCGGTGGGTCCCGAGCGCTTCGGCGCCTTTGGAGGCTGGGCGTTGGCCCTGCACTCCCCCCTCCTGGAGGCCGCACAGTGA
- a CDS encoding zinc-dependent metalloprotease: MSTPEGFDFEQLKRMMEQLGLNADELNLDELMKQMQRLQTSGGIRFGITPADQDPEASWRTTITAARHLASKLGPDPALSPGERLAIVDAERLAQSWLDPVTQFASSGTPPVTQHREKWIEATSEGWRRLVEPIIDGLADALQRGTAAPENPQFADFSSMLAPMIRTSASLIYRDRLSKVLASVAGSTLTGSEVGISLTEGAAVTVLPANVAEFTRDLDLPDSDVMLYLLLREAARQRLFQGVSWLSPQVEALLAHYAREIRIDFEALSSQLDISDDEVSLEEIVAVGEKVRGSFFKPASTELQLEILGRLEVLLALIEGWVDHVTNRAAANWMTTATQLDEVVRRRRASAEPTRDVFRDLLGLELRPRLIRDAENLWAVMEHRHGALERDGVWQHPDMLPTARHLEDPLSYVHPAHRDEDDGEFDAELRKLLGE, translated from the coding sequence ATGTCAACTCCCGAAGGGTTCGACTTCGAACAGCTCAAGCGCATGATGGAGCAGCTCGGCCTCAATGCCGATGAGCTGAATCTCGACGAGTTGATGAAGCAGATGCAGCGCCTTCAGACATCCGGTGGAATCAGATTCGGCATCACCCCAGCCGATCAGGATCCGGAGGCCTCATGGCGAACCACGATCACCGCGGCACGCCACCTCGCCTCGAAACTGGGACCTGACCCAGCCCTCTCACCCGGGGAGCGGCTCGCCATCGTTGATGCAGAACGGCTGGCCCAGTCCTGGCTGGACCCGGTGACACAGTTCGCTTCTTCCGGAACACCGCCGGTGACGCAACACCGTGAGAAGTGGATCGAGGCCACATCCGAGGGATGGCGACGTCTGGTCGAACCGATCATCGACGGCCTCGCTGACGCACTGCAGCGCGGCACAGCAGCCCCCGAGAATCCACAGTTCGCCGACTTTTCATCGATGCTCGCCCCCATGATACGAACCTCTGCATCACTGATCTACCGCGACCGACTGAGCAAGGTGCTGGCATCGGTCGCCGGATCCACGCTCACCGGCTCGGAGGTAGGAATTTCCCTCACCGAAGGGGCCGCGGTGACGGTACTGCCCGCAAACGTCGCCGAGTTCACCCGCGACCTCGATCTGCCCGACAGCGACGTCATGCTCTATCTGCTTCTGCGAGAAGCCGCCAGACAACGACTATTCCAGGGAGTCAGTTGGCTGTCCCCTCAGGTGGAGGCACTCCTGGCCCACTACGCCCGCGAGATCCGGATCGATTTCGAAGCCTTGTCCTCACAGCTGGACATCAGCGATGACGAGGTCTCGCTTGAAGAGATCGTCGCTGTTGGGGAAAAGGTACGTGGTTCGTTCTTCAAGCCTGCCAGCACTGAGCTGCAGCTGGAGATCCTCGGGCGCCTCGAGGTACTGCTGGCACTGATCGAGGGCTGGGTGGACCATGTCACGAATCGCGCCGCAGCGAACTGGATGACCACCGCAACACAGCTCGACGAGGTGGTCCGCCGGCGTCGAGCCTCCGCAGAGCCCACTCGCGATGTGTTCCGGGATCTGCTCGGCCTGGAGTTGCGCCCCCGTTTGATCCGCGACGCAGAGAATCTGTGGGCGGTCATGGAGCATCGTCACGGGGCCCTCGAACGCGATGGTGTGTGGCAACACCCCGACATGTTGCCGACAGCCCGGCATCTGGAGGATCCCCTCTCCTACGTACATCCGGCCCACCGTGACGAGGACGACGGGGAATTTGACGCGGAACTCCGAAAACTGTTGGGCGAATAG
- a CDS encoding ATP-dependent DNA helicase UvrD2, whose amino-acid sequence MTDPILDALDPEQRLVATLLEQPLVVLAGAGTGKTRAITHRVAHAVREGRYVPTATLAVTFTTRAAGELKSRLAGLGVRRVSARTIHAAALSQCRYFWPTAYGSDFPVLLDNPFPLVGRAANRVLGNADTNLVRDLIGEIGWAKSSNVPPSRYAQLARGRTVAGVEPERVAHVMEAYEKHKTSSGVVDFNDILLCTAALLVEHPAVAERIRDAYRHFVVDEYQDVSAIQHRLVSLWVDGRPDICVVGDPQQAIHGFAGARADCLTGFASEYPGARQVRLVRNYRSSPGIVQLANRVVRRRPSAGDLQSTRPEGPPPEFHADGTEEDEARAVAAWLGERHAEGTPWSECAVLYRINAQSPVFESVLDSARIPYQVKGTDRFWERPEVRDAVNRLRRAAQRDSGACPEGLLDEVLAEVRWNPEAPSGMGAQRERWESINSLAHMIRDAQGGFPDWTAPAFIAWLNDHANLETPPATSAVTLATMHAAKGLEWDAVAVVGVREGMVPFALSQEEPALSEERRLLHVAVTRARLRLRISWPGKPSRGRGARSRFLTGLVPEEQIPVTREGRAGRGSVRSRTCFVCGGQLTDAAERKLGRHTGCAAPFDEKLLAALKAWRLETAQAASQPAFVIFTDATLQAVAEAEPVNRTQLLQISGIGTVKADRFGRDVLRIVAEHGAKNVASAKE is encoded by the coding sequence GTGACTGATCCGATCCTCGACGCCCTTGACCCCGAGCAGCGGTTGGTGGCGACGCTGCTGGAGCAGCCGCTGGTGGTGTTGGCGGGAGCAGGGACGGGGAAGACGCGGGCGATCACGCATCGGGTTGCCCACGCCGTCCGGGAGGGCCGCTACGTCCCGACTGCGACCCTTGCGGTCACCTTCACCACGCGGGCGGCAGGGGAGCTGAAGTCGCGGTTGGCGGGGCTCGGGGTACGCAGGGTCTCGGCCCGGACCATCCATGCAGCTGCTCTCAGCCAGTGCCGCTACTTCTGGCCTACGGCCTATGGTTCCGATTTCCCGGTGTTGTTGGACAACCCTTTTCCGTTGGTGGGGCGGGCCGCAAATCGAGTGCTCGGCAATGCCGACACGAACTTGGTGCGAGATCTGATAGGAGAGATTGGCTGGGCCAAGTCCAGCAATGTCCCTCCCAGCCGCTACGCCCAACTCGCCCGTGGCCGTACGGTTGCTGGGGTGGAGCCCGAACGTGTGGCCCACGTGATGGAGGCTTACGAGAAGCACAAGACCAGTTCCGGGGTGGTGGATTTCAACGACATCCTCCTGTGCACAGCCGCGCTGCTGGTGGAACACCCCGCCGTAGCCGAACGGATCCGTGACGCCTATCGGCACTTCGTGGTGGACGAGTACCAAGACGTCTCCGCGATTCAGCACCGCCTGGTCTCGCTGTGGGTGGATGGTCGCCCAGACATCTGCGTGGTCGGTGATCCCCAGCAGGCCATCCACGGTTTCGCCGGCGCCCGGGCCGATTGCCTGACCGGTTTCGCCTCCGAATATCCTGGGGCCCGGCAGGTGAGGCTGGTCCGTAACTACCGCTCCAGTCCGGGCATCGTCCAGCTCGCGAACCGTGTAGTGCGTCGCCGCCCCAGTGCAGGGGACCTGCAATCCACACGTCCTGAAGGGCCACCCCCCGAGTTCCACGCCGACGGCACGGAGGAGGATGAGGCTCGGGCCGTGGCCGCCTGGCTGGGGGAGCGACATGCTGAGGGCACCCCGTGGAGTGAGTGCGCGGTGCTCTACCGCATCAACGCACAGTCACCCGTTTTCGAATCCGTTCTGGACTCCGCGCGGATTCCTTACCAGGTCAAAGGCACCGACCGTTTCTGGGAACGTCCCGAGGTGCGCGACGCGGTGAACCGGCTGCGCCGCGCCGCACAGCGGGATTCTGGAGCCTGTCCGGAGGGGCTGCTCGACGAGGTGCTGGCCGAGGTCCGGTGGAATCCGGAGGCCCCGTCGGGAATGGGGGCGCAGCGGGAACGCTGGGAATCCATCAACTCCTTGGCACACATGATCCGCGACGCTCAGGGTGGTTTCCCGGACTGGACCGCCCCCGCGTTCATCGCCTGGCTGAATGATCATGCCAATCTCGAGACCCCACCCGCCACCAGCGCCGTCACCTTGGCGACCATGCACGCTGCCAAGGGACTCGAGTGGGATGCGGTGGCCGTGGTCGGGGTGCGCGAAGGCATGGTGCCCTTCGCGCTGAGCCAGGAGGAACCCGCACTGTCGGAGGAACGGAGACTCCTGCACGTCGCGGTCACCCGGGCCCGCCTGCGGCTGCGGATCTCATGGCCCGGTAAACCTTCCCGCGGTCGCGGTGCGCGTTCCCGTTTCCTGACGGGCCTCGTGCCTGAGGAGCAGATTCCTGTCACCCGCGAGGGTAGGGCCGGGCGTGGCAGTGTGCGTTCCCGCACCTGTTTCGTCTGTGGGGGGCAGCTAACTGATGCTGCCGAACGCAAGCTGGGTCGTCACACCGGCTGTGCGGCGCCTTTCGACGAGAAGCTCTTGGCTGCGCTGAAGGCCTGGCGGTTGGAAACGGCCCAAGCCGCGTCCCAACCGGCCTTCGTGATCTTCACTGACGCCACGTTGCAAGCCGTGGCTGAGGCCGAACCTGTGAATCGAACTCAGCTGCTGCAGATCAGCGGCATCGGTACCGTGAAGGCTGACCGGTTCGGTCGGGACGTTCTGCGGATCGTCGCGGAGCACGGTGCGAAAAATGTCGCTTCAGCGAAGGAATGA
- a CDS encoding PPA1309 family protein: MAEVDPSRLIAALADIERHVSELGWDQPARLFALVETRTLLELEPQLRGRVTQTAEDALTAVEQEDFQLGSDIATRLALLTWPATVTGCAIAMERAFLPPRFESQVPTDPGEAIEFVNKHEARTDVRVVVGVLRDGARHGLARVLSNPDDLLGAEDLVPGLADALLATFKEENA; encoded by the coding sequence GTGGCTGAGGTGGATCCGAGTCGTCTGATAGCGGCCCTGGCCGATATTGAGCGTCACGTTTCCGAGCTCGGGTGGGATCAGCCAGCTCGATTGTTCGCGCTCGTGGAGACCAGAACGCTGCTTGAATTGGAACCACAGCTGCGGGGACGGGTTACCCAGACCGCGGAGGATGCATTGACCGCTGTGGAGCAGGAGGATTTCCAGCTCGGCAGCGACATTGCCACACGGTTGGCGCTCCTGACCTGGCCGGCGACCGTGACAGGATGCGCGATCGCGATGGAACGGGCCTTCCTGCCGCCCAGATTCGAGTCCCAGGTGCCCACGGACCCTGGAGAGGCCATCGAGTTCGTAAACAAACACGAGGCCCGCACTGACGTCCGGGTGGTGGTTGGCGTGTTGCGTGACGGGGCGCGGCACGGCCTAGCCCGTGTCCTCAGTAACCCTGACGATCTGCTCGGCGCCGAGGACCTCGTGCCCGGTCTGGCCGATGCTCTGCTGGCCACGTTCAAGGAGGAGAACGCATGA